The following is a genomic window from Bosea sp. RAC05.
ACCATGCGCTCGGAGAAGAAGCACTCGCTCTCGACGCCGCGATAATCGTTCAGCCCCAGCACGAAGCCGAGCTCCGCCAGCCCGTTGTCGACGCTCTCGACCACGTTCTCGAAGCGGCGGATGTCGAAGGACACGCGCGTGTTGGGGCGCTTCTCGAGGAAGTTGCGCAGCGCGATCGGGATCACGCTGTAGCCCAGAGGCGGTGTCGCGAGGATGCGGATATGCCCGGTGCGGTTCTCCTTCAGGTCCTGCACCTTCGCCTCGAAAGCGGCGTGCATGCTGAAGATCGGGTCGGAGTCGAGGCAGAGTTCGCGCGCCTCGGCGGTCGGGAACAGCCGGTTGTTGACGCGCTCGAACAGCGGAAAGCCGATCTGGCTCTCGAGATGCTTGATCGCGTTGCTGACGGCGGGCTGCGACAGGCCGAGTTCATGCGCCGCGCGCACCGTGGTCTCGCAGCGGACGACTGCTCGAAGCAGCTCGATCTGGCGCAGGTTCATATCACGCCTCCGAATAGGGTGGGGTGCTCCCTATTTCGTCAGCAAATCATGTGCCAGCGGAGAGCCGTCCGCAAGCGGCCTGTCGCTCAGGCGTCGAGAAAGGGCATCTCGCCCCGCGGCGGCGCGATGTCGGCATTCGCAGCCACCATCCGTCGCCAGACCGCTTCCGTCACCGCCTGCGCCTCCGCCAGCAGCGCCGGCTCGTCCACGGTCAGCACCTTGCGGTCGCGCATGACGAAGGCGCCGTCGACCATCACCGAATGGACGACGCCGGGATGGGCGTAGTTCACGATGTTGGAGGTCAGCCGCAGGATCGGGCGCAGCGCCGGCTGGTCGAGGTCGAGCAGGGTGATGTCCGCCTTCTTGCCAACGTCGAGCGAGCCGATCCGGTCCAGCGCGCCGAGCGTGCGGGCGCCGTTGCGCGTCGCCATGTCGAGCACGGCTTGCGGCTGCGGATCGACGCCGCCCTCCTGCGCGCGGCCGAAGCCGGCCCGGTGCACGATCATGCCGATCTTCATCGCCTGGAACATGTCCTCGGTCATGTTGTCGGTGCCGAGCGCGATATTGACCCCGGCGTCCCGGATCGGCCCGATCAGCACGCGATGCGGCCCCTTGCGGGAGGAGGGCGCCGGGTTGTGCGCCATGTGGACGCCGCGCTGCGCCAGCAATTCGATGTCCTCGCGCGTGCAGAAGGTCCAGTGCGCGCAGGTCAGGTCCGGCCCGAGGAAACCCTCGCGCTCCAGATAGAAGGCCGGTGTCAGCCCGTGCGCGGCCTTCACCGCCGCGACCTCGCCGGGGCTCTGGGCGAGGTGGCAGGTGCGCGTCAGATTATGGCGGGCGGCGAGGTCCATGATCTCCGCCAGCATGGCGGGCGAGCAGTTGTCGGGGGCATGCGCCGCGACCTGGCAGCTCACCCGGCCGTCGCGCGCGCCGTGCCAGGTCTCGATCAGCTCCTGCGTGCGCTCGAGGAACTGCCGCCCGAAGGCCTCGTCGATCCCGTATTCGCCGAAGCGGATCTTGCGCGTGTCGATGTCGGCGCAGCTTTCCGAGAGCCAGAGCCGCAGGCCGGTATCTGCCATCGCGCCGGCATAGGAGGGGACATGGCGGAACGGGTCGACCAGTGTGGTCGTGCCGCTGCGGATCGCCTCCAGGCAGCCGAGCGCGGCCATCACCGCCCGCTCATGGTCGCTCATCGTGTAGGAGATCGGCGACATGTAGCGGTAGATGATCTCGCCGTCCCAGTCCTCGACCGTGCCGCGCAGCGCCGTCAGCACCGTATGCGTATGCGCGTTGACGAAGCCGGGCAGAACGGCCAGGCCGCGCCCCGCCATCCGCTCATGCGTCGGAAAATCCCGCTCCAGCGTGGCGGTCTCGCCGATGGCGGCGATCCGGTCGCCAGTGATGGCGATCGCGGCGTCCTGCAGGATGCGCCGCTCCTCGTCGCAGGTGACGATGGTGGCGCCGGTGATGAGCAGGTTCATGACGGCGTCCGCTGGTTGGAGAGACCCGCGGTCGCCGCCTTCTCTTGCGCCACGAAATGCTCCGCGATCTCGCGTCCCGTCGCGATCCAGACATCGCCGAAGCCGCGGGCCCGCGCCAGGAAATCGCGCATGATGCCGAAGCGCATCGGCCTCCCCGAGACCTGCGGATGCATGACCATGCTGACCAGCCCGCCCCATTCGCGCGTCTGGTCGAGTTCGCCGTTCCAGATCGAGAGCACATGCTCGCTGGGGAACATCGGGCGCGGGCTGAAGCGCTGCGACAGCCCGTAGAGCCAGTCGTCGAAGGAGGCGTTGATCGGCAGTTCCACCACGCCGGCCGATCCGTCGCGCTGCCGGTGCCGGTAGGGCCGGATGTCGTCGCGGAACGAGGAGGAATAGAGGATGCCGCGTTCGCGCAGATAGGTCAGGAGCGCGTCGTAGTTCTCGCCGCCGGCCGCCCGGTAGCCGACCGGGACCACGCCGAGCACGCGCTTCAGCGCCTCCATCCCCTTCTCGAACTCCTCGACGTCCTCGTCGAAATCGGCGGGGTCGGGGCGCTTGTGCAGATAGCCGTGATGGCCGATCTCGTGCCCGTCGCGGACGATCGCCTCGCACATCGCCGGATGCACATCGACGATCCAGCCCGGGATGAAGAAGGTC
Proteins encoded in this region:
- a CDS encoding LysR family transcriptional regulator encodes the protein MNLRQIELLRAVVRCETTVRAAHELGLSQPAVSNAIKHLESQIGFPLFERVNNRLFPTAEARELCLDSDPIFSMHAAFEAKVQDLKENRTGHIRILATPPLGYSVIPIALRNFLEKRPNTRVSFDIRRFENVVESVDNGLAELGFVLGLNDYRGVESECFFSERMVCVMRPDHPLAAMETITPDDLRATAFIALERGTRMGTIVRQAFAEVGVPFRSSVEVRYCNTACILAETGIGVAVVDPLSPLSSRNLAVRRFEPASPVSASVVYSRKRPLSRAAQAFLREVRVVAGETVPRLS
- a CDS encoding amidohydrolase family protein; amino-acid sequence: MNLLITGATIVTCDEERRILQDAAIAITGDRIAAIGETATLERDFPTHERMAGRGLAVLPGFVNAHTHTVLTALRGTVEDWDGEIIYRYMSPISYTMSDHERAVMAALGCLEAIRSGTTTLVDPFRHVPSYAGAMADTGLRLWLSESCADIDTRKIRFGEYGIDEAFGRQFLERTQELIETWHGARDGRVSCQVAAHAPDNCSPAMLAEIMDLAARHNLTRTCHLAQSPGEVAAVKAAHGLTPAFYLEREGFLGPDLTCAHWTFCTREDIELLAQRGVHMAHNPAPSSRKGPHRVLIGPIRDAGVNIALGTDNMTEDMFQAMKIGMIVHRAGFGRAQEGGVDPQPQAVLDMATRNGARTLGALDRIGSLDVGKKADITLLDLDQPALRPILRLTSNIVNYAHPGVVHSVMVDGAFVMRDRKVLTVDEPALLAEAQAVTEAVWRRMVAANADIAPPRGEMPFLDA
- a CDS encoding polysaccharide deacetylase family protein, with amino-acid sequence MTPVFPMRIANPADPAPDYPWPAGKSCALFPAFDVDGETAWLQHDAANTDRLVTLSFGGYEERVGVPKILGHLRSVEIKATFFIPGWIVDVHPAMCEAIVRDGHEIGHHGYLHKRPDPADFDEDVEEFEKGMEALKRVLGVVPVGYRAAGGENYDALLTYLRERGILYSSSFRDDIRPYRHRQRDGSAGVVELPINASFDDWLYGLSQRFSPRPMFPSEHVLSIWNGELDQTREWGGLVSMVMHPQVSGRPMRFGIMRDFLARARGFGDVWIATGREIAEHFVAQEKAATAGLSNQRTPS